The following coding sequences lie in one Apium graveolens cultivar Ventura chromosome 1, ASM990537v1, whole genome shotgun sequence genomic window:
- the LOC141674461 gene encoding 10 kDa chaperonin, mitochondrial-like, which translates to MAKRLIPTLNRVLIEKIVPPSKTTAGILLPEKSSKLNSGKVVAVGPGALDKSGNKIPVAVKEGDTVLLPEYGGTQVKLGEKEYHLFRDDDILGTLHD; encoded by the exons ATGGCAAAGCGTTTAATCCCCACACTTAACAGAGTTCTCATCGAGAAAATCGTCCCTCCCTCCAAAACCACCGCCGGTATTCTCCTTCCTGAGAAATCTTCCAAG CTAAACTCTGGGAAAGTGGTGGCGGTTGGACCGGGTGCTCTCGATAAATCAGGGAACAAGATTCCGGTAGCTGTTAAGGAAGGTGACACTGTTCTCTTGCCCGAGTATGGTGGTACTCAAGTTAAGCTTGGCGAGAAAGA GTATCACTTGTTCAGGGATGATGATATCTTGGGTACTCTCCATGATTGA
- the LOC141674452 gene encoding uncharacterized protein LOC141674452, whose product MSSQSTLKTRSSLEGVHGVQLVPHSPFESEQIYPKGDLHQSRCENADIGATQILTVQRIWQQRPSCLRPIHGCCLNGDRNCAERIANVLTSIPFVVLGYQAPRKNLNCKLYAHSLIGVGVASSLYHASRGRLRKYLRWADYATIATATVCLSRALRDENPKLLMAASALVLPIQPLMVSAVHTGMMEIAFAKRALNDPKLKKAHNVHKMSSLLGVALFMADDAFPQTPFLHAGWHLAAAIGVSTCNKLLE is encoded by the exons ATGAGTTCCCAGAGTACTTTAAAAACAAGAAGTTCTCTGGAGGGTGTGCATGGAGTCCAACTCGTGCCTCATTCGCCATTTGAATCGGAACAGATATATCCAAAGGGTGACTTGCATCAGTCAAGATGTGAGAATGCAGATATTGGAGCTACTCAGATACTAACAGTACA GAGAATATGGCAACAAAGACCTTCATGTCTGAGACCCATTCATGGGTGTTGTCTGAATG GTGATAGGAACTGTGCAGAAAGAATTGCAAATGTGCTTACATCAATTCCTTTCGTCGTTCTTGGATACCAAGCCCCCAG AAAAAATCTGAATTGTAAGCTCTATGCTCATTCATTGATTGGAGTAGGAGTTGCTTCAAGCTTGTACCATGCTTCCAGAGGCAGATTAAGAAAATATTTGAGATGGGCCGACTATGCAACGATTGCTACCGCTACTGTG TGTCTGTCAAGGGCGCTCAGGGATGAAAACCCAAAGCTGTTGATGGCAGCATCAGCATTGGTTTTACCTATACAGCCTCTAATGGTGTCAGCTGTTCACACGGGGATGATGGAG ATTGCGTTTGCAAAACGAGCCCTTAACGATCCAAAACTCAAGAAGGCACACAATGTACATAAGATGTCCTCACTATTAGGCGTCGCACTATTCATGGCAGATGATGCTTTCCCTCAGACTCCATTCCTTCATGCCGGTTGGCATCTTGCTGCAGCTATCGGTGTTAGCACCTGTAACAAGCTTCTAGAGTAG